The DNA window CAATCCCTCCCAGACGACGTCCAGGGTCAGTGGGAGCGCGTTCGTGGCGGACGCATGCGCGTTCAGCTCGGACGCCGCGGCCTCTCGCACGGCGGCTTCATAGAAGGTGATGGCGTCTCCATTGGCATAGGCCGCGCGCGCCGCGTCACCCGCACGTGCGAACCAATGGCTGGCTCGGCCTGGCACCTCCGCGCGAGACCAGTGATGCGCGAGCCCCGCGGCATGCGGCAGATGGCCGGGAGCCGTTCCCACTTCGCGCAGCTCCAGACCTTCGGCGCAGCGGTGATGCAGCGCGCGGCGCCGCTCGGTGGAGATGCGCCCGTAGGCCACCTCGCGCAGCTTGTCGTGCACGAAGCGCAGCCGCCCGTTGCCGGACTCCTCGAGGACCTGTCTTCGGCGCAGCTCTTCCACCGCCTCCAGCCCCGCGCTCTCCGGCAGCGCGGCGGTGGTGAGCAGCAGCTCTCCATCCAGCTCGCGCCCGAGCACGGAGGCCACCTCCGCGAGCGTGCGCCCGTCCGCCCCCAGGTCGGCCAGACGGCGTTCGATGAGCTCGGCGATGCTGCTGGGGAGCGGAAGGGGACGACTGCCCGCGCTGCCTTGTGCCTCGAAGAGCCACTCGCCCGACGGCGCTCGAAAGAGGAGGCCCGCGTCGATGGCGGCGCGCAGGTATTCGGCGATGAAGAACGGATTGCCGCTCGTCTCTCGTACCAGGGCGTCCACGAAGGGACCGGGCACCTCGCGCAGCGCCAACATGCCGCGCGCCATCTTCCCCGCGCTGGTCGCATCCAGCCGGCCCACCTCCACGCGCAACGCGTCCGGGGCGCCGACCACCGCGCGCAGCGACTCCCCCATCTCATCCATCCGGTACGTGCCGACCAGCAGCACGGGACGCGACGACAGATGCCGCGCATCCAGCTCCTCGAGGAAGCTCACCGTCAACTCGTCCGCCCACTGGAGATCATCCAGCACCAGGAGCAGCGGCTGCACCTCCGCGAAGGCGCGAAGGGTGTCCCTCAGCGCGGACAGCACTCGCTGGCGCGCCTCGGGCGCGGGCAGGAGAGGGGGCTCGGGTTGCTCTCGCTGCCCTGGGAGCTGAGACAGTGAGGGCTCATACGCGGCCAGCACGCCTCCGCGCGGCCCCAGGAGTCGCAGCGTCTCCTCCGCGCCCCGCTCGTTGCAGCGGTCCGCGACCGCGAGCAGCAGGGGGCGCAGTGGATGAAGTGGCGCCGCGTGCAGCTCCATGCCTCCCATGCCCACGGGGACACACTCACCCGTGACGACCGCCATGCGCCGCCACGCTGCTTCCGACGCGAGCTCTAGCGCGAGCCGCGTCTTGCCCGCGCCACTCTCTCCACCGAGGAAGACGCGGCCGCCCTGTCCTCGGTCCGCCGCGTCCAGCGCGGCCATCAGCTTCCCCAGTTCGCCGACGCGCCCCGCCAGGTCCGGCCGATAGAGATAGGCCGGTGTTCGGGGCGCGGCGGTGACACTTTCTTCGCCCTCCCTCGCGCCCAAGGCTTCCAGCGCCGCCGATACATCCTCCGCGTAGCCAGGCCGCTCCTGAGGGCGCTTGGCGAGCAGCTTCATCACCAGCGCGTTCAGCGCCGCGGGCAGTCCTTCGACTCGCAGCGACGGCGGCACGGGAGTCAGGTGCAGGTGTTGATGCGGCAGGGGCCCTTCGCGTCCAGGAATGAAGGGCGGTCTGCCGGTGAGCTGCTCGTAGAGGATGCACCCCAGCGCATAGAGGTCCGCGCGAGCGTCCACGTAATCGCCACGCAGTTGCTCTGGCGCCATGTACGTGTCGCTGCCCACCACCGCGCCGCTGACGTCGAGCGTCTCCCGTCCCCTCGAGCCACCGAAGCGCGCGGCGATGCCGAAGTCCACCAGGACAGGTGTCCCCTCTGGCCGGACGAAGACGTTCTCCGGCTTCAAGTCCCGATGCACCAACCCGTTGGCGTGAAGGAACTCCAGCGCCGAGCACAACCGGCGCATCACCAGGAGCGTCTCGCGCAGGCGCGCCACATCCAGGGGGCCCGGCGGCGGGGCGATGGTCGCGCTTCTCAGCGTCTGGCCCCGGAGCAGCTCCATCGCGTACCAGGGCAGCCCGTCCGTCACGCCCTCCGCGACGATGCGCACCACACCTGGGTGCCTCAAACGTCGCAATGCGTGAATTTCCCGACGGATGCTGGCCAGGGGGACCTCGCTGGCCGCGCGCACCGTCTTCACCGCGACGGGCTCGCCGGTGGCCGGGTCCCACCCTCGGTAGACGACGCCCATGCCCCCTTGGCCGAGCACCTCCAGGAGCTCGTAGGGGCCCAACGTCGCACCCACCCCGGGGAGGCTCTGTAGCCTCGATGCCGCTGTCATAGGAGCTGGGAGCATAGCGACACCCCCCGGCACCTCCCATCTGCGTCGGGCTTGGACGCAGCCGCGTCCCGTTTGGACGCGAATCCGGACCCCTGGACGCCCCTTTCCGAGCTAACTCATTGAAAAGACGTAAAACAGCCTGTTGGCACGAGTTGCGCATGGAGTTCCCACGCGGCGCCGCGGGTGACCGGGTGCCCAGCCGTCAGCGAGGTTCGGGAACGCGGAAGGAGGGGCCGCTCCTTCCGCGTTCTTCATCTCCGCTACACTGCCTCCACTCCGATGCGGCCCTGGCGGGTACTCTCGGATGGCACCGGACGGAGGCGAGTGGATGCACCAGGAGATGCCGCAGCTCATGAGCGCGCTGCGGGGGGCGAAGGATTTCGAGACGGCGGCCGCCACCACATTGAAGCGCATGTTGGCCGTGGCTCAAGAAGCGGTTGCGTCCAGTCGGTACGCAGCCCGGGCCCGGGTGCTTCGCGGCATTGTCCACCTACGCCCCGGTGAAGCCTATCGGCGCCTGGCGGCGCTGGATGTGGGTTCAACCGAGATTACGGATGCCAGTGTGGGCACGCCGTTCTTCACGTCGGCCACGGCGTGGCGCGCGGTGGTGGAGCACCGGTGCGCCGTGTCCATCGACGTGAATGTGGGCACCGTCCAGCCGCACGCGCCGGACGCGCCCGTGACGGGAGACCCGGGACTCGCGGGCTTCCACAGCAACGAGAGCCGTCAGCGCTTTCTTGGCCGGCACGCGACGCACGTCTGTGTGCTGCCGCTGCGCACGCCGGGCGGAAGCATCGAGGGGATGATTTCCCTGGAGGCGGACTGTCTCGCGGCGATGGGACAGGAGTTCGTCTGGCGCGAGGCGGGTGAGCAGCTCCAGCTTCTCGCGGACGTGGCCGCGCCGTATCTGGCGGGACTGCCGCAGCGGCCCGTGGCCACGCCGGAGGTGGATGAGTTCCTTCCCGTGGTGGGCCGCTCCATGGCGGAGCTCCTGCCCATCCTGCGCGTGTTCGCGTTGCAGGATGAGACCATCCTCATCAGCGGCGCGACGGGCGCGGGCAAGTCCCGGCTGGCGCGCTGGTGCCATGAGCGCTCCAACCGTCGGGGCAAGCCCTTCGAGACGTTGGACCTGGTGACGGTGCCCGAGGATCTCCAGATGGCGGAGCTCTTCGGTTGGAAGAAGGGCGCCTTCACCGGCGCGGTGCGCGACGCGCCCGGCAGCGTGGCCCGCGCGGACGGCGGCACGCTGTTCATCGACGAAATCGACAAGCTGTCGCTCAAGGCACAGGCGGGACTCCTGCACCTGTTGGAGTCCCGGAGCTACCGCCCGCTAGGCGAGGGCACCGGTGAGCGGCAGGCGGACGTGCGCTTCATCATCGGCACCAACGCGGACCTTCACGCAGAGGTGCGCGCGGGCCGCTTCCGCGAGGACCTCTACTACCGCGTCAACGTGCTGCCCGTGCGCATGCCCGCGCTGCAGGAGCGTCAGGACGAAATCCCGCTCTGGGCGCAGTACATGGTGAACCGCCGTCACCGCGAGCGCTCTCCCGAAGGCAACGCGCGGGTGACGCAGGACGCGGAGCGGCTGCTCGTCGGCGGCACGTGGCCGGGCAACCTGCGGCAGCTCGACAACATCGTCCGGCGCGCCTACACGCTGGCCATGGTGGAGCACGCCGTCTCCGGTGGAGAGCTGGTGCTGCACGAGAAGCATGTCGCGCGGGCGCTCGACTACGAGCAGGCCCCGGGTGGCAAGCCGCTTCCGGAGGCACTGCGTGCCGCCGCCCAGGCCTTCGTCGCGGAGGCGCGCCGTCGCAACGCGCCCCTGGACCTGGACCTCGCGGATGCATTCCGGGGCCTCGTGCTGGGCGTGGCCATCCGGCAGGTGGGGCGCGATGACGGCTTCAAGCTGCTGGGCCGCGAGAGCCTGGTGAAGAATCGCAACCACCACAAGGCGCTCAAGCGCGAGCTGGAAAAGGTGGAGGCGCTCTACAAGGCGCTGGGCGAGGATTCGTCGCCCTTCGCGGACCTGCTCTCCGAGGACGAGGCCGCCTGAGTCTGGCCAGTGGCCTCCGGTACAATGCGCGCGATGAGGAGCGATTGCTAGCTTCCGGGGGCCGACGACACCCGGGGGTGAACCATGAAGCTCCTCTCGAACAGCGCCATTGTGACGGGTGGCTCACAGGGAATCGGTCTGGCGATAGCCTCGCGCCTCATGCGCGAGGGCACCAGTGTGCTCGTTTTCGGACGGACCGAGTCCAAGGTCGTCGAGGCCGCTGAACGCCTCAATCGCGAAGGGGAAGGCCGTGCTCGAGCCGTCCCCTTCGCGGGAGATGTTTGTCGACAGGCGGATGTCGAACGGGCTCACGCGTTCGCCACGGCTCAGCTGGGTTTGCCTGGCATCCTCGTGAACAATGCGGGCTCTGTATCACTGCACCTGCTCGTGGACCTTCCCGAGGAGGAGCTGGACCGGCTGCTCGGGGTGAACCTGAAGGGGCCGTTCCTCTTCATGCAGACTTTCGCCCGAGCCCTCATCGCCGAGAAGCGGCCCGGCGCCATCGTGAATGTTTCATCGCTGTGTCAGTCGGTGGTGACGGAAGGCTTTGGCCACTACTCCGCCTCCAAGGCCGCCTTGGCTCAGCTCTCACGTGCGGCGGCACTGGAGCTGGGACGACACTCCATCCGAGTCAACGTCGTCGCGCCGGGCGCCATCCACACGCCCCTCGCGGCCTCCTTCATCGATGAGCCAGCGATGCGACGGGAGCTGCTCGCGCGCACTCCGCTGGGCAGGCCCCATGGTTTGCCAGACGACGTGGCGCGGGTGGTCGCGTTCCTCTGCGCGGAGGAGTCCTCCTGGGTGACGGGAGAGAGCCTCGACGTGGATGGAGGCAGCCACCTGCGCGGGATGCACAGCTACTGGGACACGCTGAATCCACCGCGGTAGCCACCGCCGGGCGGAGGACTCAGGCCTGTCGCGCCGCGAGCCAGTTCGTCGCAGATGAGCGATTGGAGGCGGAACGCCATGCGGGCCTCCTGGATGATTTCGCGCGCCTCGTCTTCTTCCAGCTCCAGGCCGTCGATGCGCGAGGTGAGCCTGACGCGGAAGGCGGCGAGCTCCTCCGGCGTGTCCGTTCCATGGAACCGGGTGCCTCGCGCGTCCTCCAACTCGAAGGCGTTGGTGATGATGCGCGCACGGGTGGGCGCCTCGGAAAGGTCCAGCATGCAGCGCGCGTAGACATGGCCCACGAGCA is part of the Myxococcus landrumus genome and encodes:
- a CDS encoding serine/threonine-protein kinase → MGATLGPYELLEVLGQGGMGVVYRGWDPATGEPVAVKTVRAASEVPLASIRREIHALRRLRHPGVVRIVAEGVTDGLPWYAMELLRGQTLRSATIAPPPGPLDVARLRETLLVMRRLCSALEFLHANGLVHRDLKPENVFVRPEGTPVLVDFGIAARFGGSRGRETLDVSGAVVGSDTYMAPEQLRGDYVDARADLYALGCILYEQLTGRPPFIPGREGPLPHQHLHLTPVPPSLRVEGLPAALNALVMKLLAKRPQERPGYAEDVSAALEALGAREGEESVTAAPRTPAYLYRPDLAGRVGELGKLMAALDAADRGQGGRVFLGGESGAGKTRLALELASEAAWRRMAVVTGECVPVGMGGMELHAAPLHPLRPLLLAVADRCNERGAEETLRLLGPRGGVLAAYEPSLSQLPGQREQPEPPLLPAPEARQRVLSALRDTLRAFAEVQPLLLVLDDLQWADELTVSFLEELDARHLSSRPVLLVGTYRMDEMGESLRAVVGAPDALRVEVGRLDATSAGKMARGMLALREVPGPFVDALVRETSGNPFFIAEYLRAAIDAGLLFRAPSGEWLFEAQGSAGSRPLPLPSSIAELIERRLADLGADGRTLAEVASVLGRELDGELLLTTAALPESAGLEAVEELRRRQVLEESGNGRLRFVHDKLREVAYGRISTERRRALHHRCAEGLELREVGTAPGHLPHAAGLAHHWSRAEVPGRASHWFARAGDAARAAYANGDAITFYEAAVREAAASELNAHASATNALPLTLDVVWEGLGEVLALTGRQDDARRAFQEALARIEQSQRVRRANVLRKVGKSLQTHHQNEEALRIYAQAQVELGPMPDNVSSTPGHVEAAWWHEWVQLQGERITVHYWLAQLDEMRALVEGVRPVMRAHGTPLQRARFFNSLVQMQLRSERYQASKETVAHARAYAEAALESEGDAEHAGARCVVAMVLLFHGALDEAQSWMEESLRGAERLGDVTLQTRCLTYLTVILRLRGQVKAVDESSARSLELASRAGMADYAGAAHAHRAWVAWRAQDLAQAREEATEALRLWQSLSLVYPFQWLALWPLLAVELEAGHDSAAMEHARAMLARQQQRLPEELLRSLQAALEQPDTRSALLQASATARQLGYL
- a CDS encoding sigma-54-dependent transcriptional regulator is translated as MAPDGGEWMHQEMPQLMSALRGAKDFETAAATTLKRMLAVAQEAVASSRYAARARVLRGIVHLRPGEAYRRLAALDVGSTEITDASVGTPFFTSATAWRAVVEHRCAVSIDVNVGTVQPHAPDAPVTGDPGLAGFHSNESRQRFLGRHATHVCVLPLRTPGGSIEGMISLEADCLAAMGQEFVWREAGEQLQLLADVAAPYLAGLPQRPVATPEVDEFLPVVGRSMAELLPILRVFALQDETILISGATGAGKSRLARWCHERSNRRGKPFETLDLVTVPEDLQMAELFGWKKGAFTGAVRDAPGSVARADGGTLFIDEIDKLSLKAQAGLLHLLESRSYRPLGEGTGERQADVRFIIGTNADLHAEVRAGRFREDLYYRVNVLPVRMPALQERQDEIPLWAQYMVNRRHRERSPEGNARVTQDAERLLVGGTWPGNLRQLDNIVRRAYTLAMVEHAVSGGELVLHEKHVARALDYEQAPGGKPLPEALRAAAQAFVAEARRRNAPLDLDLADAFRGLVLGVAIRQVGRDDGFKLLGRESLVKNRNHHKALKRELEKVEALYKALGEDSSPFADLLSEDEAA
- a CDS encoding SDR family NAD(P)-dependent oxidoreductase, with the protein product MKLLSNSAIVTGGSQGIGLAIASRLMREGTSVLVFGRTESKVVEAAERLNREGEGRARAVPFAGDVCRQADVERAHAFATAQLGLPGILVNNAGSVSLHLLVDLPEEELDRLLGVNLKGPFLFMQTFARALIAEKRPGAIVNVSSLCQSVVTEGFGHYSASKAALAQLSRAAALELGRHSIRVNVVAPGAIHTPLAASFIDEPAMRRELLARTPLGRPHGLPDDVARVVAFLCAEESSWVTGESLDVDGGSHLRGMHSYWDTLNPPR